From Amphiura filiformis chromosome 20, Afil_fr2py, whole genome shotgun sequence, a single genomic window includes:
- the LOC140142682 gene encoding uncharacterized protein: MFPRRPRVWGYLIPHECKYCRRFFNNTHRYLRHLRHHELRIRVYWYDYKKKMIPISRRKKNTSNNSQDSRRHGFLTSPSLDQWTSSKQMNENDSQLTSYQGQHYETTFSIRSQVQEQNNTKEKPYICQYCNKGFTSSGNLKTHERIHTKEKTYICQYCDKGFTQSGHLKTHERTHTKEKPFICQYCNRGFAQSSHQKRHELLHTKVTPYICQYCNKGFTQSRELKIHERIHTKEKTYICQYCNQGFTHSSHLKTHERTHTKEKPYKCQYCNKGFTTSGSLKRHEAIHTNEKPFTCQYCNKGFRTSSHLKTHELIHTKEKPYICQYCDKGFRTSGNLKTHEATHTNMTKEHEEKPYICQYCSKGFTMSCNLKKHERIHTKEKPYICQYCNKGFIQFNNMKRHERIHIKKTPYKCQYCNKVYKHLGRLKAHELIHTKEKSYICQYCNKGFAQSSNLKRHERNKRDTLHMYGFAQSGSYKNLHSVSSVQFSSVHYYHVIQGHRPTIQYI, encoded by the coding sequence ATGTTTCCGAGAAGGCCACGAGTATGGGGGTATCTGATACCGCATGAGTGTAAATATTGCAGAAGGTTTTTTAATAATACACATCGATATCTGCGTCATCTACGTCATCATGAGCTGCGGATTCGTGTATACTGGTATGACTATAAGAAGAAGATGATACCGATAtcaagaagaaagaaaaacaccTCCAATAATAGCCAAGATAGTAGAAGACATGGTTTTCTGACGTCACCATCTCTTGACCAATGGACATCAAGCAAGCAAATGAATGAGAACGATTCGCAATTGACATCTTACCAAGGTCAGCATTATGAGACAACGTTTTCAATCAGGAGTCAGGTACAAGAACAGAAtaataccaaagagaagccttacatatgccaatactgcaacaaaggcttcacatcGTCTGgtaacttgaaaacacatgaacgaatccataccaaagagaagacttacatatgtcaatactgcgacaaaggcttcacacagtctggtcacttgaaaacacatgagcgaactcataccaaagagaagcctttcatATGCCAATACTGCAACAGAGGCTTCGCACAGTCAAGTCACCAGAAAAGACACGAACTACTCCATACCAAAGTGACGCCTTACATATGCCAATACtgcaataaaggcttcacacagtctcgtgaattgaaaatacatgaacgaattcatacgaaAGAGAAAACTTACATATGTCAATACTGTAATCAAGGATTCACACATTCTAGtcacttgaaaacacatgaacgaacccataccaaagagaagccttacaaatgtcaGTATTGTAATAAAGGATTCACAACGTCTGGTAGCTTGAAAAGACATGAAGCAATCCATACCAATGAGAAGCCTTTCACATGTCAgtactgtaataaaggcttcagaACGTCTAGTCACTTGAAAACACACGAACTAatacataccaaagagaagccttacatttGTCAATACTGTGATAAAGGCTTTAGAACGTCTGGTAACTTGAAAACGCATGAAGCAACCCACACCAACATGACAAAAGAGCATgaagagaagccttacatatgCCAATACTGCAGCAAAGGCTTCACAATGTCATGTAACTTGAAAaaacatgaacgaattcatacgaaagagaagccttacatatgtcaatactgtaacaaaggcttcatacAGTTCAATAACATGAAAAGACATGAACGAATCCATATCAAAAAGACGCCTTACAAATGTCAGTATTGCAACAAAGTTTACAAACACTTAGGTCGCTTGAAAGCGCATGAACtaatccataccaaagagaagtcttacatatgccaatactgtaataaaggcttcgcACAGTCAAGTaacttgaaaagacatgaacgaaACAAAAGAGACACTTTACATATGTATGGCTTTGCACAGTCAGGTAGTTATAAAAATCTTCACAgtgtcagttcagttcagttcagttcagttcattaTTATCATGTAATTCAAGGCCACAGGCCCACAATACAATATATTTAG